One region of Sphingomonas adhaesiva genomic DNA includes:
- the rsmG gene encoding 16S rRNA (guanine(527)-N(7))-methyltransferase RsmG, with translation MNEDDAHDWVSERFGAAAVDRLRHYEDILLTESERQNLISRGTIPSLWTRHIVDSAQLIAFAPGDASRWCDIGSGAGLPGLVVAILLPIEVVLVEPRRKRAEFLADAASTLALPNVQVSQSMIEKTTLAGRIDVISARAVAQLDTIFQLTSHLASSATRFILPKGRSGVDELASVKRNWQGVFHVEQSVSDAESIIVIADGVTRRCSASR, from the coding sequence ATGAACGAGGACGACGCGCACGATTGGGTGTCAGAGCGGTTCGGGGCTGCGGCCGTTGACCGTCTCCGCCACTATGAAGATATCCTGCTAACGGAAAGTGAGCGCCAAAACCTCATTTCACGTGGAACGATCCCGTCACTGTGGACCCGACACATCGTCGACTCAGCGCAGCTTATCGCCTTTGCGCCGGGCGATGCCAGCCGCTGGTGCGATATCGGAAGTGGCGCGGGGTTGCCGGGGCTCGTCGTGGCGATACTGCTACCAATAGAGGTGGTACTCGTCGAACCCCGGCGCAAGCGAGCTGAATTTCTGGCGGATGCCGCGAGCACACTTGCCCTCCCAAACGTTCAGGTCTCTCAATCGATGATCGAGAAGACGACCCTAGCTGGAAGGATAGATGTCATTTCAGCTCGCGCCGTCGCGCAACTCGACACAATTTTCCAGCTGACGAGCCATCTGGCTTCTTCCGCCACCCGTTTCATCCTGCCCAAGGGGCGGTCGGGTGTGGATGAGCTTGCGTCGGTGAAGCGTAACTGGCAAGGCGTGTTCCACGTGGAACAGAGCGTTTCAGACGCGGAATCCATCATTGTCATCGCTGACGGAGTGACGCGACGATGTTCTGCATCGCGGTAG
- a CDS encoding DUF3576 domain-containing protein: MFRPSRLAVALSAALALSACGGRGGRPEGDLAASRVTTIGVNSYLWRATLDTLSFMPLLQTDSNGGVVVTDWYVNPQLPGERMKVTVSILDQDLRADAVRVAALREVSRGGQWVSAPVEAATTQKLEDIILTRARDLRRGAITG; the protein is encoded by the coding sequence ATGTTCCGCCCCTCGCGTCTTGCGGTCGCGCTCAGCGCCGCTCTGGCTCTCTCCGCCTGCGGCGGTCGCGGTGGCCGACCCGAGGGTGACCTGGCCGCGTCCCGGGTCACGACGATCGGCGTCAACAGCTATCTGTGGCGGGCGACGCTGGACACGCTGAGCTTCATGCCGCTGCTCCAGACCGATTCCAACGGCGGCGTGGTGGTGACCGACTGGTACGTCAATCCGCAGCTGCCCGGCGAGCGGATGAAGGTGACGGTGTCGATCCTGGACCAGGACCTGCGCGCCGATGCCGTCCGCGTCGCCGCGCTGCGCGAGGTCAGCCGCGGCGGGCAATGGGTGTCCGCCCCGGTCGAGGCGGCGACGACGCAGAAGCTCGAAGACATCATCCTGACCCGTGCGCGCGACCTGCGCCGCGGTGCGATCACCGGCTGA
- the holA gene encoding DNA polymerase III subunit delta, protein MKATEARLTAALDRPPADIRLYLLHGPDESTAMAFAARLARALGEGAERIDLDGATLRSDPARLADEAAAISLFGEARHIRITTAGEESLEAVEGLLAAPAAGNPAVMIAPTVKATGKLVKAGIESDRVLAFACYPPDARNVAALVAELARGEGLRLIPAAAQRIARAADGDRAIMAREVEKLALYLDAAPDRPQEADEAALEAIGAELVDGEMGDVVLAATGGDVGPLLEALRGTGPDVSPIPILRALARRLTMLAELKQAMEGGEPAEQAMKRRGVFWKEQAATAAAVRRWTLPDLQAALMAARRTEREVMGAGLAGRVVADAFLLRLARRAKR, encoded by the coding sequence ATGAAGGCGACCGAGGCGCGGCTGACCGCTGCGCTGGATCGTCCGCCGGCGGATATCCGGCTCTATCTGCTCCACGGCCCCGACGAATCCACGGCGATGGCGTTCGCGGCTCGGCTGGCGCGCGCGCTGGGGGAGGGGGCGGAGCGGATCGACCTCGACGGTGCGACGCTGCGGAGCGACCCGGCGCGGCTGGCGGACGAGGCGGCGGCGATATCCCTGTTCGGAGAGGCCCGACACATCCGCATCACCACGGCGGGAGAGGAGTCGCTGGAGGCGGTGGAGGGGCTGCTGGCAGCGCCCGCCGCCGGCAATCCAGCGGTGATGATCGCGCCGACCGTGAAGGCGACCGGCAAGCTGGTGAAGGCGGGCATCGAGTCGGACCGGGTGCTGGCCTTCGCCTGCTATCCGCCGGATGCCCGCAATGTCGCCGCGCTCGTTGCGGAGCTGGCGCGGGGGGAGGGGCTTCGGCTGATACCGGCGGCGGCACAACGGATCGCCCGTGCGGCGGATGGCGACCGCGCGATCATGGCGCGTGAGGTCGAGAAGCTGGCGCTCTATCTGGATGCGGCGCCAGACCGTCCGCAGGAGGCGGACGAGGCCGCGTTGGAGGCGATCGGCGCGGAACTCGTCGACGGCGAGATGGGCGACGTGGTGTTGGCGGCGACCGGCGGCGACGTCGGCCCGCTGCTCGAGGCGCTGCGTGGCACGGGCCCGGATGTCTCCCCGATCCCGATCCTGCGCGCGCTGGCGCGGCGATTGACGATGCTCGCAGAGTTGAAGCAGGCGATGGAGGGCGGCGAGCCGGCGGAACAGGCGATGAAGCGTCGGGGCGTGTTCTGGAAGGAGCAGGCAGCCACGGCGGCGGCGGTGAGGCGCTGGACGCTTCCCGACCTTCAGGCCGCGCTGATGGCGGCGCGGCGTACCGAGCGGGAGGTCATGGGCGCGGGGCTGGCGGGACGGGTCGTCGCGGATGCGTTTCTGCTCCGCCTGGCGCGACGGGCGAAGCGATAG
- the mnmG gene encoding tRNA uridine-5-carboxymethylaminomethyl(34) synthesis enzyme MnmG: protein MKQFDVVVVGGGHAGTEAAAAAARRGACVALISQAKSQIGTMSCNPSIGGLGKGHLVREVDAFDGLMARAADDSAIHHRMLNRSKGLAVQGPRIQADRTRYRNSIARQLSTYQNLTIVEGEVVDLVVSGDRVIGAILAEGDTVRSGAVVLATGTFLGGKIFRGEERLDGGRVGESAAHRLAARLRDLALPMHRLKTGTPPRLDGRTIDWGRLAPQPSDDDIWWMSTMPAAERLPQLACAITRTTPRSHDIVRRGLASSPLFGGAIEGQGPRYCPSIEDKIHRFGDRDGHQIFLEPEGLDDHLVYPNGISTSLDARVQQEMVTSVPGLERARITTMGYAVEYDHLDPRSLDHRLALPQLKGLFCAGQINGTTGYEEAAAQGLIAGLNAAAHACGLPHVTIDRAAGYIGVMIDDLVLQGVTEPYRMLTARAEFRLSLRADNAETRLSTIAMEANCLSGQRLFHVERRRELRDRARSGDTNIPVKDIDILREVEEDARYAPYVARQEEEVARIRRDEKIVLPPATSLSDVPGLSTEMIDRLRSSAPSTLGEASRIRGITPAALAALWLHARKAS, encoded by the coding sequence GTGAAACAATTTGATGTCGTCGTCGTCGGAGGCGGACATGCCGGCACCGAAGCCGCAGCCGCGGCCGCGAGGCGGGGCGCTTGCGTCGCGCTCATCTCCCAAGCCAAAAGCCAGATCGGCACCATGTCGTGCAATCCCTCGATCGGCGGCCTCGGAAAAGGCCATCTCGTTCGCGAGGTTGACGCCTTTGATGGCCTGATGGCGCGAGCCGCGGACGATAGTGCCATCCACCATCGCATGCTCAACCGATCGAAGGGCCTTGCCGTCCAGGGACCGCGCATTCAGGCAGATCGCACGCGCTATCGGAATTCGATCGCCCGCCAGCTGTCGACCTATCAGAATCTCACCATCGTGGAGGGTGAGGTCGTCGACCTTGTCGTCAGCGGCGATCGTGTGATCGGGGCGATACTGGCGGAGGGTGATACCGTACGATCCGGCGCTGTGGTGCTCGCGACGGGCACCTTTCTGGGGGGCAAGATCTTTCGCGGTGAAGAACGTCTCGACGGCGGGCGCGTAGGTGAAAGCGCTGCGCATCGGCTTGCGGCGCGGCTACGCGACCTCGCTCTTCCGATGCATCGTCTCAAGACTGGCACCCCTCCCCGCCTGGACGGACGAACGATCGATTGGGGTCGCCTCGCGCCGCAGCCAAGCGATGACGACATATGGTGGATGTCGACGATGCCGGCGGCTGAGCGTCTGCCGCAACTGGCATGTGCCATCACGCGAACCACGCCAAGAAGCCATGATATAGTCCGGCGGGGACTGGCATCCTCCCCACTCTTCGGCGGCGCCATCGAAGGTCAGGGCCCACGCTATTGCCCGTCGATCGAGGACAAGATCCATCGCTTCGGCGACCGCGACGGTCACCAGATATTTCTCGAGCCCGAAGGCCTGGACGATCATCTCGTCTATCCCAACGGCATCTCGACATCCCTCGATGCTCGGGTCCAGCAGGAGATGGTCACGAGTGTGCCCGGGCTTGAGCGCGCTCGTATCACCACGATGGGGTATGCCGTCGAATACGATCACCTCGACCCCCGGTCGCTGGACCACCGGCTCGCCCTTCCCCAACTGAAGGGATTGTTCTGCGCTGGCCAAATCAACGGCACGACGGGCTATGAGGAGGCTGCTGCACAAGGACTGATCGCCGGGCTTAACGCCGCCGCCCATGCGTGCGGTCTGCCCCATGTCACCATCGACCGCGCGGCGGGCTACATCGGAGTGATGATCGACGACCTCGTTCTGCAAGGCGTCACTGAACCATATCGAATGCTCACAGCAAGGGCGGAGTTTCGACTTTCCCTCAGAGCCGACAATGCGGAGACGCGCCTTTCTACCATCGCGATGGAGGCGAACTGCCTCAGCGGACAACGGCTGTTTCACGTGGAACGGCGACGCGAGCTTCGCGATCGGGCCAGGAGCGGCGATACCAACATACCCGTAAAGGATATCGACATCCTTCGGGAGGTTGAAGAGGACGCTCGCTACGCCCCCTATGTGGCACGGCAGGAAGAAGAGGTGGCACGCATTCGGCGTGACGAAAAGATTGTGCTTCCGCCCGCGACGTCATTGTCGGATGTGCCGGGGCTTTCGACAGAAATGATCGATCGTCTAAGGTCTTCGGCTCCGAGCACGCTTGGCGAGGCATCGCGGATAAGAGGAATTACGCCTGCGGCACTCGCTGCGCTATGGCTGCACGCGCGGAAAGCATCATGA
- a CDS encoding HAD family hydrolase, with protein sequence MTRFAALLFDFDGVLIESEYSGNRHIAEYLTDIGHPTTAEQSMAKFMGLAGADFLAAVEGWIGCPLPEDFHARRQLENERCLAEGIEEVAGAVAFVRSLPATLPRAIVSSSRVGWIRTHLMHLGIADAFEPHLYSGSEHVARGKPAPDLYLHAAERLGVRIGDCAIIEDSPVGATGAVASGAYVIGLVAGSHCGPDHADRLRAIGVDAIARDFAEVAALL encoded by the coding sequence GTGACCCGCTTCGCCGCGCTGCTGTTCGACTTCGACGGCGTGCTGATCGAGAGCGAGTATAGCGGCAACCGCCACATCGCCGAGTATCTGACCGACATCGGCCACCCGACCACCGCCGAACAATCCATGGCGAAGTTCATGGGGCTGGCCGGCGCCGACTTTCTGGCGGCGGTGGAGGGCTGGATCGGCTGCCCCCTGCCCGAGGATTTCCACGCCCGCCGCCAGCTCGAAAACGAGCGCTGCCTGGCCGAGGGGATCGAGGAGGTCGCCGGCGCGGTCGCCTTCGTCCGCTCCCTGCCCGCCACCCTGCCGCGCGCGATCGTCTCGTCCAGCCGGGTGGGCTGGATCCGCACCCACCTGATGCATCTCGGCATCGCCGATGCGTTCGAACCGCACCTGTATTCCGGCAGCGAGCATGTCGCCCGCGGCAAGCCCGCCCCCGATCTGTACCTCCACGCCGCCGAACGGCTCGGCGTCCGTATCGGGGATTGCGCCATCATCGAGGACTCGCCCGTCGGTGCGACCGGCGCGGTCGCCAGCGGGGCCTATGTCATCGGATTGGTCGCCGGGTCGCATTGCGGCCCGGACCATGCCGATCGGTTGCGCGCGATCGGCGTCGACGCCATCGCCCGCGATTTCGCAGAGGTCGCCGCGCTGCTCTAA
- a CDS encoding ParA family protein codes for MFCIAVANQKGGVGKTTSAINIATALAASGHSVLLIDLDPQGNASTGLGIAQNKRQRSSYHALIDRGGLVEAVVPTGIPHLDVVPATVDLSGAEIELVDLEQRTHRLHRAIEGASRHWDIVLIDCPPSLGLLTINAMVAADALLVPLQCEFFALEGLSQLLNTVERIRSRFNPSLSILGVALTMYDRRNRLTEQVSTDVRAVLGKVVFDTVIPRNVRLSEAPSHGLPALIYDHRCSGSEAYMALAREVIQRLPRQEAAA; via the coding sequence ATGTTCTGCATCGCGGTAGCCAATCAAAAGGGCGGTGTCGGTAAGACGACGAGCGCCATCAATATCGCGACCGCGCTCGCGGCGTCCGGCCACTCGGTACTTCTGATCGATCTTGATCCGCAAGGTAACGCATCGACCGGCCTGGGCATTGCGCAGAACAAGCGCCAGCGGTCGAGCTATCACGCCCTGATCGATCGCGGCGGTCTGGTGGAGGCCGTTGTCCCGACGGGTATTCCGCACCTCGATGTCGTCCCGGCGACGGTCGATCTGTCCGGCGCGGAGATCGAGTTGGTCGATCTGGAGCAGCGAACGCATCGCCTCCATCGAGCGATCGAAGGGGCGTCCCGGCATTGGGATATCGTCCTGATCGACTGCCCGCCGTCCTTGGGTCTGCTGACCATCAACGCGATGGTCGCTGCCGATGCCCTCCTCGTGCCGCTTCAGTGCGAATTTTTCGCCCTGGAGGGGTTGAGTCAGCTTCTCAACACGGTCGAGCGGATACGATCGCGTTTCAATCCGTCCCTATCGATCCTGGGTGTTGCGCTGACGATGTACGATCGCCGCAATCGACTGACCGAACAGGTGTCGACCGATGTCCGTGCCGTTCTGGGCAAGGTCGTATTCGACACCGTTATCCCCCGTAACGTGCGCCTGTCGGAGGCCCCGAGCCATGGCCTGCCCGCCCTCATCTACGACCATCGTTGCAGTGGATCGGAAGCGTATATGGCACTGGCGCGAGAGGTCATCCAGCGTCTGCCCCGCCAGGAGGCCGCGGCATGA
- the lptE gene encoding LPS assembly lipoprotein LptE, with translation MRALAALLLPVALSACGLTPLYSGSTAGPIAATLSGIEVAPIQGKSGWLVANALRDRLAALGEGPARYRLNVVLDDTIVGLGARADDAVSRERRTLRARYQLVDAAQGTVLVDATAGSDAGIDVVGSEYATIAAESSALERLSDTVADQIVARLALYARRVQAPAPARR, from the coding sequence GTGAGGGCGCTCGCTGCCTTGCTGCTGCCCGTGGCGCTGTCGGCGTGCGGACTGACGCCGCTGTATAGCGGCAGCACCGCGGGGCCGATCGCGGCGACCCTGTCCGGGATCGAGGTGGCGCCGATCCAGGGCAAGTCGGGCTGGCTGGTCGCGAACGCGCTGCGCGACCGGCTGGCGGCGCTGGGCGAGGGGCCGGCGCGGTATCGGCTGAATGTCGTTCTGGACGATACGATCGTCGGGCTGGGCGCGCGGGCCGATGATGCGGTGTCGCGCGAGCGGCGGACGTTGCGGGCCCGCTACCAGCTGGTCGATGCCGCGCAGGGGACGGTGCTGGTCGACGCGACCGCGGGGTCCGACGCGGGGATCGACGTCGTCGGCTCCGAATATGCGACGATCGCGGCAGAAAGCAGCGCGCTGGAACGCCTGTCGGACACGGTGGCGGATCAGATCGTCGCACGCCTCGCTCTATATGCGCGGCGCGTGCAGGCGCCGGCGCCCGCCAGGCGATGA
- a CDS encoding thiamine phosphate synthase: MQRRHPVPTRWLFTDERMGEALWDALERLPRGGGVVFRHYATPPGERRRLFAQVRRVSRRRGLVMVRAGAVRMAGEQGVHARRGQGLVTWPAHDRAEAVRGVRAGARVLFVSPVFATRSHPGAGVRGPLRAAIIGRGLGVPLIALGGMNERRFRRVRGLGFSGFAAIDGWS, translated from the coding sequence ATGCAGCGCCGCCACCCCGTCCCGACCCGCTGGCTGTTCACCGACGAACGCATGGGCGAGGCGCTGTGGGATGCGCTCGAGCGGCTGCCGCGCGGTGGCGGGGTGGTGTTTCGCCATTATGCGACTCCGCCGGGCGAACGAAGGCGGCTGTTCGCGCAGGTACGGCGAGTGTCGCGGCGGCGCGGGCTGGTGATGGTGCGGGCAGGGGCGGTGCGGATGGCGGGCGAGCAGGGCGTCCATGCGCGGCGCGGGCAGGGATTGGTGACCTGGCCGGCGCACGACCGGGCCGAGGCGGTGCGGGGCGTTCGTGCGGGGGCGCGAGTGTTGTTCGTGTCGCCGGTGTTTGCGACGCGGTCGCATCCGGGCGCGGGGGTGCGAGGTCCGCTGCGGGCCGCAATCATCGGGCGCGGGCTGGGCGTGCCGTTGATCGCGCTCGGTGGGATGAACGAGCGGCGGTTCCGGCGGGTGCGGGGGTTGGGGTTCTCCGGGTTCGCTGCGATCGACGGCTGGTCGTGA
- a CDS encoding YggS family pyridoxal phosphate-dependent enzyme, translating into MNSADQLGAIRARIAHTAKIARRDPADVTLIAVSKTQPEEAIRPLLAAGHRDFGENRVQEAQAKWPALRDAFPGVRLHLIGQLQSNKAADAVALADAIHAVDRPSLVTALARAMEAAARRPDCFLQVNIGEEPQKGGCAIADLPALLEQARGADLPVAGLMCIPPAGLEAAPYFALLSKIARDHGVTGLSMGMSDDFETAVMLGATHVRVGSALFGARA; encoded by the coding sequence ATGAACTCTGCCGACCAACTAGGCGCGATCCGCGCGCGCATCGCCCACACCGCGAAGATCGCGCGGCGCGATCCGGCCGACGTCACGCTGATCGCCGTGTCCAAGACCCAGCCCGAAGAGGCGATCCGCCCGCTCCTGGCCGCCGGCCACCGCGATTTCGGTGAGAACCGCGTCCAGGAGGCGCAGGCCAAATGGCCCGCATTGCGCGACGCCTTTCCGGGCGTCCGATTGCACCTGATCGGCCAGCTCCAGTCGAACAAGGCCGCCGATGCGGTCGCGCTGGCCGACGCGATCCACGCCGTCGACCGCCCCTCGCTCGTCACCGCGCTCGCGCGCGCGATGGAGGCCGCCGCGCGACGTCCCGACTGCTTCCTCCAGGTCAACATCGGGGAAGAACCGCAAAAGGGCGGCTGCGCCATCGCCGACCTCCCCGCTTTGCTCGAGCAGGCACGCGGCGCCGATCTGCCCGTCGCCGGGCTGATGTGCATCCCGCCCGCCGGGCTGGAGGCGGCGCCCTATTTCGCGCTCTTGTCGAAGATCGCCCGCGACCATGGCGTCACCGGGCTCAGCATGGGCATGTCCGACGATTTCGAGACCGCGGTGATGCTGGGCGCGACCCACGTCCGCGTCGGCTCGGCACTGTTCGGGGCCCGCGCGTGA
- the leuS gene encoding leucine--tRNA ligase: MASRFNALKADAHWQKTWDEARTFAADDHSAKPKTYVLEMFPYPSGKIHMGHVRNYTMGDVLARHRRMTGHEVLHPMGWDAFGMPAENAAMEKGVHPGAWTRQNIATMKAQLKRLGFALDWTRELATCDASYYGHEQALFLDFYASGLVYRKESAVNWDPVDMTVLANEQVIDGRGWRSGALVEKRKLSQWFLKITQFADDLLDGLAGLDQWPDKVRLMQENWIGKSQGLQFRFALSDGGSVEVFTTRPDTIFGASFVAVAADHPIARAVAAANADAAAFVERCKQGGTTAAELETQEKLGFDTGITAAHPFGAGDLPVFIANFVLMDYGTGAVFGVPAHDQRDFDFASKYALPIRRVVSDGDRTDPDFDGDEAWTGAGTLVNSHFLDGMDVVDAKREVIRRAEDGGWGHGTTVWRLRDWGVSRQRYWGTPIPIIHCAACGEVPVPREQLPVELPEDVTFDVPGNPLDRHPTWKHVACPSCGADALRDTDTLDTFADSSWYFIRFASQPEDRPFDRAVAESWLPVGQYIGGVEHAILHLLYARFWTRALRHVGLIDLAEPFTGLFTQGMVTHETYQLDIPDYAGPPGALWISPDALIVGEGGALFAQTEDGASIPIRRGRVEKMSKSKKNTVDPEPIVDQYGADAVRWFMLSDSPPERDLEWSENGIEGAWRFVQRLWRLVDAELSPDAAPVEGDDLALRKQVHRTTAAVHAAVEGLQFNKAVAALYALTSAIEKAPPSVERRAAVRTLVLLSAPMVPHLAEEAWALAGGSGLIADAAWPAVDPAMLVDDEVTIAIQVNGKLRDTLMLPKGMPKEEVEAAALASEKIVRALEGKAPRKVIVVPDRLVNLVA; the protein is encoded by the coding sequence ATGGCCTCCCGTTTCAACGCGCTGAAGGCGGACGCGCACTGGCAGAAGACGTGGGACGAGGCGCGCACCTTCGCGGCCGACGACCATAGCGCCAAGCCGAAGACGTACGTGCTGGAGATGTTCCCCTATCCCTCGGGGAAGATCCACATGGGACACGTCCGCAACTATACGATGGGCGACGTGCTGGCGCGGCACCGGCGCATGACCGGGCACGAGGTGCTCCACCCGATGGGGTGGGACGCGTTCGGGATGCCGGCCGAGAATGCGGCGATGGAGAAGGGTGTCCATCCGGGCGCGTGGACCCGCCAGAACATCGCGACGATGAAGGCGCAGCTGAAGCGGCTGGGCTTCGCGCTGGACTGGACGCGTGAGCTGGCGACGTGCGACGCCAGCTATTACGGGCACGAGCAGGCGCTGTTCCTCGACTTCTACGCGTCCGGGCTGGTCTATCGCAAGGAATCGGCGGTCAATTGGGACCCGGTCGACATGACCGTGCTGGCGAACGAGCAGGTGATCGACGGGCGCGGCTGGCGCTCCGGCGCCCTGGTCGAGAAGCGCAAGCTGTCGCAGTGGTTCCTGAAGATCACGCAGTTCGCCGACGACCTGCTCGACGGGCTGGCGGGGCTGGACCAGTGGCCCGACAAGGTGCGGCTGATGCAGGAGAACTGGATCGGCAAGAGCCAGGGGCTGCAATTCCGGTTCGCGCTGTCGGACGGCGGCTCGGTCGAGGTCTTCACCACGCGCCCGGACACGATCTTCGGCGCCAGCTTCGTCGCGGTGGCGGCGGATCACCCGATCGCGCGCGCGGTGGCGGCAGCGAATGCCGACGCGGCGGCCTTCGTCGAGCGGTGCAAGCAGGGCGGCACGACCGCCGCCGAGCTGGAAACGCAGGAAAAGCTGGGCTTCGATACCGGGATCACCGCCGCTCACCCGTTCGGGGCGGGCGACCTGCCGGTGTTCATCGCGAACTTCGTCCTGATGGATTATGGCACCGGCGCGGTGTTCGGGGTGCCGGCGCACGATCAGCGCGATTTCGACTTCGCCTCCAAATATGCGCTGCCGATCCGGCGCGTGGTATCGGACGGCGATAGGACCGACCCCGATTTCGACGGGGACGAGGCGTGGACGGGCGCGGGGACGCTGGTCAATTCGCATTTTCTCGACGGCATGGACGTGGTCGACGCCAAGCGCGAGGTCATCCGCCGCGCCGAAGACGGCGGCTGGGGACACGGCACCACCGTGTGGCGGCTGCGCGACTGGGGGGTGAGCCGCCAGCGCTACTGGGGCACCCCGATCCCGATCATCCATTGCGCGGCGTGCGGCGAGGTGCCGGTGCCGCGCGAGCAGCTGCCGGTGGAGCTGCCGGAGGACGTGACCTTCGACGTGCCGGGCAACCCGCTCGATCGCCATCCGACGTGGAAGCATGTCGCGTGCCCGTCCTGCGGGGCCGATGCGCTGCGCGATACCGACACGCTCGACACGTTCGCGGACTCGTCGTGGTATTTCATCCGCTTCGCCAGCCAGCCCGAGGATCGTCCGTTCGACCGTGCGGTGGCCGAGAGCTGGCTGCCGGTGGGGCAGTATATCGGCGGGGTCGAGCATGCGATCCTCCACCTGCTCTACGCGCGCTTCTGGACGCGGGCGCTGCGTCATGTCGGGTTGATCGACCTGGCGGAGCCGTTCACCGGGCTGTTCACGCAGGGTATGGTCACGCATGAGACGTACCAGCTCGACATCCCCGACTATGCGGGACCTCCCGGTGCCCTCTGGATATCCCCGGACGCGTTGATCGTCGGCGAGGGCGGGGCGCTGTTCGCGCAGACCGAGGACGGTGCGTCGATCCCGATCCGGCGCGGCCGCGTCGAGAAGATGTCCAAGTCCAAGAAGAACACGGTCGATCCCGAGCCGATCGTGGATCAGTACGGCGCGGACGCGGTCCGCTGGTTCATGCTCTCCGACTCGCCGCCGGAACGCGATCTGGAATGGAGCGAGAACGGGATCGAGGGCGCGTGGCGCTTCGTCCAGCGGCTCTGGCGGCTGGTCGATGCCGAGCTGTCGCCCGACGCCGCGCCGGTCGAGGGGGACGACCTGGCCCTGCGCAAGCAGGTCCATCGCACGACCGCCGCGGTGCATGCCGCGGTCGAGGGATTGCAGTTCAACAAGGCGGTCGCGGCACTCTATGCGCTGACCAGCGCGATCGAGAAGGCGCCCCCCTCGGTCGAGCGGCGGGCGGCGGTGCGGACGCTCGTCCTGTTGTCCGCGCCGATGGTGCCGCATCTGGCGGAGGAAGCCTGGGCGCTCGCGGGCGGAAGCGGGCTGATCGCCGACGCCGCCTGGCCCGCGGTCGATCCGGCGATGCTGGTCGATGACGAGGTGACGATCGCGATCCAGGTCAACGGCAAGCTGCGTGATACGCTGATGCTACCCAAGGGCATGCCGAAAGAGGAGGTCGAGGCCGCCGCGCTGGCGTCGGAGAAGATCGTCCGCGCGCTGGAGGGCAAGGCCCCGCGCAAGGTCATCGTCGTGCCCGATCGTCTGGTGAACCTGGTCGCGTGA
- a CDS encoding ParB/RepB/Spo0J family partition protein, giving the protein MSDASSRRNRGGLGRGLNALLGDVAQDERETASDGAARGSVRMIPVSAIAPHPDQPRRHFDEHALEELSQSIAERGVIQPIIVRPHGHDYQIVAGERRWRAAQRARLHEVPVVVRDYSDSETLQIALLENIQRQDLNAIEEAQAYQRLLDEFGHTQEALARAVHKSRSHVANLLRLLDLPSEIQARVVEGSLTMGHARAILGAADPIALADQVVAQGLSVRQTEKLAADVKRGTSGDESKRARGISGSVHGSTGSADIEALERQLADLLGLNVHIVFAPDGHGSITLDYSTLEQLDMVCQRLSGERI; this is encoded by the coding sequence ATGAGCGACGCATCTTCCCGGCGGAACCGGGGCGGTCTCGGCCGCGGTCTCAACGCGCTGTTGGGTGATGTGGCGCAGGACGAGCGCGAAACGGCATCGGACGGCGCCGCTCGTGGGTCGGTCCGGATGATCCCGGTCAGCGCGATCGCCCCTCATCCCGATCAGCCGCGTCGTCACTTCGACGAACATGCGCTGGAGGAACTGTCACAGTCGATCGCCGAGCGCGGCGTGATCCAGCCGATCATCGTCCGGCCCCATGGCCACGATTATCAGATCGTTGCGGGCGAGCGCCGCTGGCGTGCGGCACAGCGCGCACGCCTTCACGAAGTTCCGGTCGTCGTCCGCGACTATAGCGACAGCGAGACGCTGCAGATCGCGCTGCTGGAGAATATCCAGCGGCAGGACCTCAACGCGATCGAGGAAGCTCAGGCTTACCAGCGGCTGCTCGACGAATTCGGGCATACGCAGGAAGCGTTGGCCCGTGCCGTCCACAAGTCGCGCAGCCATGTCGCTAACCTGTTGCGATTGCTCGATCTTCCTTCCGAAATTCAGGCTCGGGTGGTGGAGGGATCGCTGACCATGGGCCACGCCCGCGCGATTCTGGGGGCGGCCGACCCGATCGCGCTCGCCGATCAGGTCGTCGCACAGGGCCTGTCGGTGCGTCAGACCGAGAAGCTCGCCGCCGACGTGAAGCGGGGAACGTCGGGCGACGAGAGCAAGCGCGCTCGTGGCATCTCGGGCAGCGTCCATGGCAGCACGGGCAGTGCCGACATTGAGGCGCTGGAGCGCCAGCTAGCCGATCTGCTCGGGCTCAACGTCCATATCGTCTTCGCCCCCGACGGGCATGGCTCGATCACGCTCGACTACAGCACCCTCGAACAGCTCGATATGGTGTGTCAGCGTCTCAGCGGCGAGCGGATCTAG